Below is a window of Candidozyma auris chromosome 3, complete sequence DNA.
TTTTGGCTTTCTCTCCACTCCAATTCTCCCAATTGCTCCATTGACACTTGTTCATGGCGCTTTTCACCCTTACTCTCTCGAAGTAATGGATAATAACAAGAAAGTACACTAGGAAACCAatgatcaacttgaacgaCCAGATTTTACTACCGGAACGACGCGGGCGAAGTATATGGGGCTCATTATTCTTCTCATCTGCCAGTTCCGAAGCTTCCGGTTTTCGATCCCTCCTTCGGAAATTCATTGTTGGTATCATGGTAGTGATAAGCGTTCTCGCGAGCGATCAACAGATATACACCTTTCGGTTTCCAGGCGCGCCCCGACCTCCAGGAATCAGCCTCATCGTTAACTGTGGTTGATACAATAGCGTTGTTGAAtggcagagaaggagaagcgCCGTTTGAGGCTGCAAGAAAACTCTAGAGCCACAAGCAAACTTTTTGACTTCGATTACGTCAACGGGCTTCTATTCAAAAATGAGCCTCTTTATATTGACAGAGCCAAATTCACGAACAGAAAACACCAGCCATACCGTTATTATAAGGATTTGTGCCGACTTCCCGAGAAATTGGCTATACTGAAGCCAACAAAAGTAACGAAAAAAGAGGTTGTGCTTCCGAGACGCCAGCGTACTAAACGTGACCCATTGAGCGATGACGTTTACCTACCTTTTCATCGTAAAATGAAGCGTGATGAGAAAACCATGACTGGATCCGACAAAAATCGTATCGCTAACGAGGTAGACAACTTTAAAATGCAATTGATGCTTTTGCAGCAGAATACCTGGGCTCGCCATTTGCCTAAGATCACCTACATTAACGATAAGTCTAATCCGGCTGAACTCCAGTGGAAGAGATCGGCAACCTTTGCGGAACTTCAGCGGCTCGTACAGAAGTACGAGAATTGGGATCAGCGGAATGAGCAGTGCATGGCAGATATAAAGGAGTTCGAGAGCCGAAAAGACTCCAACAAGGCTGATAGTGAGCCAGTAGAGGAGGATGACAGCGATGAGGCGATCATGGCGAACCAATATCTTCAGCAAGAGCGGGAGGAAGAAAGGCTCAGCAAATTCGGGCCCTCTCTGCGTCTAGTTTTGCATAACGGGTACGATCTTGTATTTGGACCGTTCATACATCCAAGGATTGAGCCACTGGTGAGCTAACAACTTATAAAGTATAGTCTCTCATCGATGTTACGAATCTCGTGAATAGAGAGCCAAACCTTCCAGGTTGAGATAGCTTTACGTCCATTTCAAGATGCTCAAGAGGGAAGTCAATTAACGTAATAGCTTTTGGTGGTTGACGAAGTTCCACGTCTGGCCTCGTGGGCAGATAAGTCTCCATAAGCGAATGTGGAATGGCATATGCAGCTGAGAGCGTTTGCCGAAGGTAAATTAGTGCCAATGTGCTTTGTGAGTgcacaaaaagaagctgtaAGGTTTCCACAATTAACGTGTCCTCGTTTTGGGAGCCAACCGTTGATGTCACCCTGTCCACTAAATCCATGCCCTCTTGTGTGATGCTTCTGTCCAAATTGTATAACACCAAGCAAACCTCTTCAATGGACAGAAATGGAAGCACTGAAAGATTTACGGCTAGAAATACTATGATATCTCGGGTATCGATGCTGGCAACGAGGTCAGTGCATTTGGAATCGAAAGCGAATAAACGAGTCAACGAATGAATGAACctctttttgcttgagtAGTTACGGTTCACAACTCGATACACCGTACGCAAGAACAGTatgcttttcaagaactcatCGCTGTTCACTCTCCTGTTGTATTTAACCGCAAGTTTGAAGGCTTCACCGTAGTTTCTATCAGCGAGGGACTCATGCTTGTCAAAGATATCCTGATGCAAAGTTGTAGCGATTCTCCTGACGAATTTGTTGGGTGATGCCTCCAAGGCAATGATCGTGGGGGCACATATCTTAGGATTCGCAAATCCTAATTTAATGATGAGTTCGATGAACTTTGTGGGAACAATTGCGAGAGAGCTGGCATCTTGCAAGCATAACTCAAGAGCTGGATTGATAAACCCTTGAATCAAGCTCGAAATTACTCCATCATTTATGTTGCTTTGTGACATCCCATAAAATACATCGACattgagtttcttttctgaGGAGCACGATTCATCAAGGTTTCTTCGATTAGAATCCgtctcttcctttttgagaaaagtATTGAATCCTTCAAGAATTGTAAGTTTCATCTTATGCGTTCCATTTTGAAATTCACTTTTAAGAACCAGCAATATTGGCTTCAGAAGAAACATCTTTGGATGGTTGGTGCATGTTAACAACATACTCCTCATGGCAGAAGTTCGAACTTGAAGGTCCTTGACGCTTGTAAAATGGAGAATTAGCCTCAAGATAAGACTGACAAccgtctcttcttctttgagaccAACTTCCACCGTTCGAATTATTTCTCTTGAGTCCTCGAAATCACAAAATGCACCAAAGCTCCCAATTATTTGAATAAGCTTAGCAACGATAGGATCTTCATTAGCACACTTACTCCTCATGTTGGTTGTCAACAGTTTAATACATGAACAAAGTGCATAAGCGACTCTCTTGGAGCGTTTAGCCTTTTTTGATAAATGATCCAAAATTTGAACAGCCTCATGGAGTTCAATCGACGAGTATCTCGTTAAATGTTTAAGAATGACGTCTTCGATTTGTTCAGCGAACGAAAACGTCACTCTTTTGCACGTTGAGACCCACGAGCGTATGATCTTTAATGCGTAGAAGCAAGCATGTTGTCCAACATTGCTCGGCATGATGTATGGCTGTAGAGAATGGACGGCTTCTTGACTCACAATGTTGAGTCCTTGGTCGGAGAATATAAAGACAAGCTTTAATGCATTTTCTGAGACTTTTTCATCGACAGTGTCAAAGAGACTCGTCGCAGATTCTAACGCTGATTCCGTGAGGCGCTTGAGCAACTTCGTATCAAGAGTGTGTTTTTTATCTTTTGTGCTGGTAAGAATATAGTGCTCAAACGCTCTTTGAGTTTGCGAGGTATGACCTAAGATACTCACCATGATTTCAATGACTTCCTTAAGATTATTATCATCCGGTGAGAGTAAAATTTTGTACAAAGTTTCTTTGGCAAGATCCTTTATGTTTCCCTCGACATCCTGTAGGTTCTTCATTAACCCAATGCAATACTGTGCTTTGATTTTAATGTCATCCGTAATTGGAAGAAAATCTCTGATGATCCTGATAACCCTTTTCCTTACCGCTATACTCTCGTCTGTGGTTTTTGCGCAAATAGGCATATAGTATCTCTCTAGAAGATCGCTATGAATAGAGATGTATTTCGCCAATAACTCAAGAATCGCATCCCGTGACGACGCTGCATCACTTTCCAAAAGTTTTGATATAGATGTGCTGATCTTCGGGAGCTTAAGAACACTCGCGTCAATCTCAATTAAGTCAGACAAGACCTTGACAGCCTTTGTATTGAGCCTAACCTTGGTACTCTCGAGACATTCGGTCAACGAACTCAAGAAGTCGTTATACAGTGAGTTGAGCTGGAGGGCAAGTGCAAGCTTAGTGTACGACAGCGAGTCATGATTACCGTGTGcttgtttttttgaagacgaCACTAGAAGCACATCAATGGCATCGTATAGAGCAATCTCTGCATCACTAGCTTTGCTTCTCTCACTCGGGTCCGTGTAAAAAAAGCCATGCTGCGATGCTCCAGAAGACGCTCTCGATAGAAGGCTATgcatttttgcaaagataACTAGCGTGGTGTAGCCCCTTGGAGACGATGATGCATATATTACGCTTAACATCAAATCTTTTAGCTCAGTAACTTCAGATGGATTCAATGGGCCATCAAAAGAGGTGATCACGTTGTTATAAGATTGAGCTCTGAGTATATAGGCACCGATACGACCCAACAATTCGAGCGCAAGGGGCTCGTTGGCACTTGGAATTTGATTTCCTCTAAGAGCCTCAACTAAATGTGATAGCAAGGTTGAAGAGATGCAAACCGCTCCAGGGTATTCAGGTGACTCAAGCAATTTCACAAGATCGTCTACCAATATATCAAATGCAATTCTAGACCTCCTCTCTGTATTTTGAAGCGTCTCGACGCAGAACGTAGAGATCATTCTGGCTATCAGTTTTGACTCGTCGAAGGCTACTGCAAGAGTTTCGAGGAGGTCCTTACGTTTAGTATTCACAGGAGCTGACGGAATACTTGACTTGGGCATAAGCAAATAATTCTCAAAATCTTTCGGGAACTGGACTTCAAAAGACTGAATCATCCTCACAAGTGTATATGTGAATGTTGAGACTCCTTTTGCTTGCTTTATGCAACAGTCTTTCTGCAAATGAGTAAAGTTGTTTAACATCTCATGGACCAAAAATACTCTTTGCTGATGATagttttcaaaaatgcaaagTAGTAGCAGAATCAAGCAGAAGATTAAGTCATGACTTTGAGCTTCCTCACTTACGCTGAacatcttgttcaagcaTGCATACTCCATCTTTGTCAAAATTTGCTCGTCGGTAGTGCGAGAAGATATGTAACAGCTCAACTCATTCACCAATTTAGATAAGCCTGCAATCTCCTCATGAGTCATCTCAGAGTCTCCCTTTGAATGATTGCGAGCGAGCAAATTGGAGACGAAGTCAACAACTTTAACAATATATGTCTCCATATAAAGATCCTTGTCCAAGCCCTTTACGGAGATGACTAGCATCAAAATTCTTGCCGCCAATATGGCTTGCGGCGTTTCTGAAGGGCATACTTGCAATTGATTGAGgcaaagcttttgaagcgTGCGGAGGTAATCTGAATGTAGCTCCTGCAACTTGTTCGACTCCAAAAGGCGAGTCAAAAGACGAAATAATGTATCCAAGTTGCATTTTGTAAGCGGTCCACCCAAGTCACTTGTACATTCTAGGCCAATGCCATCCAAAAGATCATAAAACTCAAATATGGTGGCATCAGCTAGCTGATATTTATCAATTTTTGCCCTCTTCCTGATGAACGCTGACAGATGATATAATAACCgctttgtctttttttcttctccgCCGAATTCCTCGGCAATTAGCCTTTCGTACTGTTGACGTGATAGTTCTCTATCAGCATCTGGCCGTATGTTTCTACCAAGGCATGGAGGTGTTCCAAGGTTAGCAGTGTCCTCAATTATGTCGtcattgaagatttttgtACTGTCAATAATTCGTGAGTACAAGGTAGACAGTGTTAGATTGATGTCAGAGGCGACTCCCTCACTTGCAATGATaggcttcttgaacttgatatCATCTAGGTCTTCTCCTGAGAACCCGTTGAATTTCTGTACAAGCGTGTCAATTGCATCCTTATACGCCTCGGGATCGTTTGACATCGCTTCAACGGATTTAGACACGGTCTCATGTAGTCTATCATTGGGAACGAGTGATGAAACCGAAGGATGCTCTAGGCTGAAGAAGGATAAAAAGGTCGTTATTTCCTGTTTGGGGATCAAGTGATAGTAGGGGCTCACTGCCAACGCCTCCACTAAGTCTTTCGGGCCCTTATTGGGCGGGATACTCATGTATGCTTGGGAAGAGATatgtgttgatgttgtgCTAGATCGGGAACTCTAATGATGCGCGTCTTACAGTAGGTAGGATTACTAGAGAGCGTATCTAAATACGCATGAGACTAATTGCCTTGTATGGAGTTATGATTAAAAAGAGGTCCTGAAGAATTATTTTTAACATCTTCTTTTAGGGTGTGTTGGTGCACTTTGTGGTCACCGGGAATATACAATATGGCATTAAAGTGCGCAAAAGGTGCAAGTGTTATAGGCTATGTAAATGAGTATTCTATGACGAGAGGGGATCTCAAAGTGAACTCAATGGGCTGGTTTGTATTCTGTGACTGCCGAAATTTACAACTTAAACTCCATAGCAAGAATGAATTGCAGATCCGTTTCCACGATGGTATCAAGTAGAGTCTTGTAATCAAGATTTTCTCATAGTACAAGATGGCTTGGAGTTCATGTTCCGCATAGCTTCGGTCTGCTAGGTTTAGCTATGGCGATTCGTAAGCAACATCCTTGAAATTAATTTTCTGACATGACTATTATTCTGTGTATAATTCAATTGTTATAGTGTCGTGGCAACGATTAGGAGAGATAGAGCTTGAGCGGACACTTGATACAAGACCTCATAAGAGCTTAGGGAATTCAACCATCGTCTTAGTTACATTCTCCTCCTTTGAGTTTGGATAGAGTGGAGGTCCTATCTGACAATCACAGGCGTCTCTCAATCAGCTTCAAAAGCCTTAAGAGGCTCATGGCGAAGATTTCCACTTTTATATCGTCCTCTGATATCTGTGGAAGAGACACCTTGAGGCATGGCCCACCACGCGTTCCACAAATTGCGCCAGGCACTTTGTGTGTTGTAGACATTGACGTACCGCTCGTCCTCGGGCGCATGCCTTGTTCCACGTACAAAGTTTAAATACTCTCTTGTGGTAAGGTTATTGGCTGATAAAAACAAATGGAAAATTAGCAACATTGCTGGGTATACAAAGCCGCAAAGACCGTATAATGCTAGGAGAAATGCACCAGGGTTTTCTGATATTGAGTCCTTGAATGTGTCAATATTGTCACGTCCCAGTATTCTATAATGATAGGTGTGGATCCAGCCCAAGACGGATAACATGACTGAAGTTAGCACTGCTAAGAgcaaaaaccaaagaaagtaGCGGTAGTTCCTGAAACCTATGCAATTGTTCATGAACACACAATGATGGTCGTGAACATAAACACATGATTTGCACAGATTGCAATGGCTCATTCTTGGAAGCCGCCAAATGTGGCAGGTAACACAGTATTTCACTGTTGTGCCGTGGGTATCGTTATAGTACGGTAGCGAGACAGTGCTGAAGAATTCGTCTGGAGGCTTATGATTCTTCGACTCTATCAAATGCGGGCTGTAGGACACATGAGTATTTTTAGGAGCAAATCCTGGAT
It encodes the following:
- a CDS encoding cohesin-loading factor complex subunit SCC2, with translation MSIPPNKGPKDLVEALAVSPYYHLIPKQEITTFLSFFSLEHPSVSSLVPNDRLHETVSKSVEAMSNDPEAYKDAIDTLVQKFNGFSGEDLDDIKFKKPIIASEGVASDINLTSSTLYSRIIDSTKIFNDDIIEDTANLGTPPCLGRNIRPDADRELSRQQYERLIAEEFGGEEKKTKRLLYHSSAFIRKRAKIDKYQLADATIFEFYDLLDGIGLECTSDLGGPLTKCNLDTLFRLLTRLLESNKLQELHSDYLRTLQKLCLNQLQVCPSETPQAILAARILMLVISVKGLDKDLYMETYIVKVVDFVSNLLARNHSKGDSEMTHEEIAGLSKLVNELSCYISSRTTDEQILTKMEYACLNKMFSVSEEAQSHDLIFCLISLLLCIFENYHQQRVFLVHEMLNNFTHLQKDCCIKQAKGVSTFTYTLVRMIQSFEVQFPKDFENYLLMPKSSIPSAPVNTKRKDLLETLAVAFDESKSIARMISTFCVETLQNTERRSRIAFDILVDDLVKLLESPEYPGAVCISSTLLSHLVEALRGNQIPSANEPLALELLGRIGAYILRAQSYNNVITSFDGPLNPSEVTELKDLMLSVIYASSSPRGYTTLVIFAKMHSLLSRASSGASQHGFFYTDPSERSKASDAEIALYDAIDVLLVSSSKKQAHGNHDSSSYTKLALALQLNSSYNDFLSSLTECLESTKVRLNTKAVKVLSDLIEIDASVLKLPKISTSISKLLESDAASSRDAILELLAKYISIHSDLLERYYMPICAKTTDESIAVRKRVIRIIRDFLPITDDIKIKAQYCIGLMKNLQDVEGNIKDLAKETLYKILLSPDDNNLKEVIEIMVSILGHTSQTQRAFEHYILTSTKDKKHTLDTKLLKRLTESALESATSLFDTVDEKVSENALKLVFIFSDQGLNIVSQEAVHSLQPYIMPSNVGQHACFYALKIIRSWVSTCKRVTFSFAEQIEDVILKHLTRYSSIELHEAVQILDHLSKKAKRSKRVAYALCSCIKSLTTNMRSKCANEDPIVAKLIQIIGSFGAFCDFEDSREIIRTVEVGLKEEETVVSLILRLILHFTSVKDLQVRTSAMRSMLLTCTNHPKMFLSKPILSVLKSEFQNGTHKMKLTILEGFNTFLKKEETDSNRRNLDESCSSEKKLNVDVFYGMSQSNINDGVISSLIQGFINPALELCLQDASSLAIVPTKFIELIIKLGFANPKICAPTIIALEASPNKFVRRIATTLHQDIFDKHESLADRNYGEAFKLAVKYNRRVNSDEFLKSISFLRTVYRVVNRNYSSKKRFIHSLTRLFAFDSKCTDLVASIDTRDIIVFLAVNLSVLPFSSIEEVCLVLYNLDRSITQEGMDLVDRVTSTVGSQNEDTLIVETLQLLFVHSQSTLALIYLRQTLSAAYAIPHSLMETYSPTRPDVELRQPPKAITLIDFPLEHLEMDVKLSQPGRFGSLFTRFVTSMRDYTL